A portion of the Caenorhabditis elegans chromosome III genome contains these proteins:
- the Y55B1BR.6 gene encoding Ovule protein (Confirmed by transcript evidence), with amino-acid sequence MEITANPPLKVTTKHRHSVHSGAVPHLQVRMTHRNSSSNGSSDRFELEPVEPTEGGPQRSTSSDYCKVDKKHSISGTTRLLKWLGISDKQSSESAQQINKKPISKRRMSTFT; translated from the exons ATGGAGATCACAGCAAATCCACCGTTGAAA GTAACCACAAAGCATCGCCATTCAGTACATTCTGGCGCAGTACCGCATCTACAGGTTCGCATGACCCACCGTAACAGTAGTTCAAATGGAAGTTCCGATCGATTCGAGTTGGAGCCAGTG GAGCCAACCGAAGGGGGTCCGCAAAGAAGTACGTCAAGTGACTACTGCAAGGTGGACAAGAAACACTCAATATCCGGTACCACACGTCTTTTAAAATGGCTTGGAATATCTGATAAGCAATCATCTGAATCAGCACaacaaatcaacaaaaaacccaTTTCAAAGCGACGAATGTCTACTTttacctaa
- the magu-1 gene encoding MAGUK family (Product from WormBase gene class magu;~Confirmed by transcript evidence), whose protein sequence is MPDNLSAIFGTILDYAEEVAAGTSNENDERPPRTSLTKKQQKAVSILRNFSTNDQKQEISFQELSQNVLDDWDISNIKSSSVQQLVELLNLPRVQGVLWAAQEISAGRFAPQLPDVPFEVDEDDGVAVKIVRIVRRGEPLGATIKCERGKVYVARIMANGVADRSGCIQEGDRVLEVNGITVADKEPREIVKLLDKCDNGIITFKLIPAEINQKLKQKKSSHRYARALFDYDPWQDKRHPCPEAAISFRGGDILEILDEKDQYWWQTRKIGFGALARRKESHDDENRDDSKKVGLVPSEWLQCQSEIPENGIDTSDDFQSFLENHKGRFYESVFRWRNKKKRRRVVVLLGAPGVGRNEIRRQFFKVFADRFTNAIPHTSRPQRPNESDGVNYYFTSRSEMERMIERKEMLEYGEFRDNLYGTALKSVRKASEKGTVLLTPHPLAIENIRTWEFAPIVIFVQPPEFGEFKHTREVYRSQTTRSHSAASSSNISQNTAATSAARAFSDVEIRQIIDNSAQMEQKYRGYCDAIIRNVDLDTTMNELTGLIYQLESKATWMPMKWLDDIGE, encoded by the exons ATGCCCGACAATTTATCGGCAATATTTGGAACAATACTGGATTATGCAGAGGAAGTAGCAGCGGGGACATCTAATGAGA ACGACGAAAGGCCTCCACGAACAAGTTTAAcgaaaaagcaacaaaaagcCGTATCAATTCTGCGGAATTTCTCAACAAACGACCAGAAACAAGAGATCTCATTTCAAGAACTATCACAGAACGTTCTCGACGACTGGGACATTTCAAATATCAAATCTTCGTCGGTTCAGCAACTCGTTGAGCTCCTAAATTTGCCACGTGTACAGGGAGTATTATGGGCGGCGCAGGAAATTTCAGCCGGGCGGTTTGCTCCGCAGCTTCCAGACGTTCCGTTCGAAGTTGACGAGGATGATGGGGTCGCTGTGAAAATT gtgCGAATAGTGCGACGTGGCGAACCCCTCGGTGCAACAATAAAATGCGAACGTGGCAAAGTATACGTGGCACGAATAATGGCGAACGGTGTGGCAGACCGTAGTGGATGTATTCAGGAAGGCGATCGAGTATTGGAGGTCaatgggattactgtagcggATAAGGAGCCCAGGGAAATCGTGAAGCTGCTGGATAAATGTGATAATGGAATT ataacctTCAAGCTGATCCCTGCAGAAATAAACCAGAAGTTAAAGCAGAAAAAGTCGTCACATCGGTATGCCCGAGCTTTG TTCGACTACGATCCATGGCAGGACAAACGTCATCCCTGCCCAGAAGCTGCAATTTCCTTCCGCGGCGGTGATATTCTAGAGATCCTCGACGAAAAGGACCAATATTGGTGGCaaactcgaaaaatcggaTTCGGAGCACTGGCGAGGCGGAAAGAGAGTCATGATGACGAGAATCGAGATGATTCCA aaaaagtgggTCTCGTACCGTCGGAATGGCTACAGTGTCAATcggaaattccagaaaatggAATAGATACTTCAGatgattttcagtcatttttagag aATCACAAAGGACGCTTCTACGAGAGTGTATTTCGAtggagaaataagaaaaaacggcgACGAGTCGTTGTGCTTCTCGGTGCTCCAGGAGTCGGTAGAAATGAGATTCGacggcaatttttcaaagttttcgcCGACAGATTTACAAACGCTATTCCGCACACGAGTAGGCCGCAGAG ACCAAATGAATCGGATGGTGTCAACTATTATTTCACGTCGCGTTCAGAAATGGAGCGAATGATTGAACGAAAAGAAATGCTCGAATACGGAGAATTTCGCGATAATTTATACGGAACCGCACTGAAATCTGTCAGAAAAGCCAGCGAAAAGGGCACCGTGCTCCTGACACCACATCCGCTTGCAATTGAGAATATCCGTACATGGGAATTCGCGCCGATTGTGATTTTTGTGCAACCGCCCGAGTTTGGCGAGTTTAAG cacaccCGAGAAGTCTACCGCTCCCAAACGACACGTTCCCACTCGGCAGCCTCATCCTCAAACATTTCCCAGAATACCGCTGCAACGAGTGCGGCGCGAGCATTTTCCGACGTCGAAATCCGTCAAATTATCGATAATTCGGCACAAATGGAGCAAAAGTATCGTGGTTATTGTGATGCGATTATTCGAAATGTTGATCTAGATACTACTATGAATGAGCTCACTGGACTCATTTATCAACTCGAGTCAAAAGCCACGTGGATGCCGATGAAATGGCTTGATGATATTGGAGAATAG
- the Y55B1BR.6 gene encoding Ovule protein (Confirmed by transcript evidence): MTHRNSSSNGSSDRFELEPVEPTEGGPQRSTSSDYCKVDKKHSISGTTRLLKWLGISDKQSSESAQQINKKPISKRRMSTFT; encoded by the exons ATGACCCACCGTAACAGTAGTTCAAATGGAAGTTCCGATCGATTCGAGTTGGAGCCAGTG GAGCCAACCGAAGGGGGTCCGCAAAGAAGTACGTCAAGTGACTACTGCAAGGTGGACAAGAAACACTCAATATCCGGTACCACACGTCTTTTAAAATGGCTTGGAATATCTGATAAGCAATCATCTGAATCAGCACaacaaatcaacaaaaaacccaTTTCAAAGCGACGAATGTCTACTTttacctaa
- the Y55B1BR.6 gene encoding Ovule protein (Confirmed by transcript evidence): protein MQRNQIHRNACEDAAAQFMEITANPPLKVRSMSLCKSGDEVLIVTTKHRHSVHSGAVPHLQVRMTHRNSSSNGSSDRFELEPVEPTEGGPQRSTSSDYCKVDKKHSISGTTRLLKWLGISDKQSSESAQQINKKPISKRRMSTFT, encoded by the exons ATGCAACGCAATCAGATTCATCGCAATGCCTG CGAAGATGCCGCCGCCCAATTCATGGAGATCACAGCAAATCCACCGTTGAAAGTTCGTTCGATGAGTCTGTGTAAAAGTGGTGACGAAGTGCTTATT GTAACCACAAAGCATCGCCATTCAGTACATTCTGGCGCAGTACCGCATCTACAGGTTCGCATGACCCACCGTAACAGTAGTTCAAATGGAAGTTCCGATCGATTCGAGTTGGAGCCAGTG GAGCCAACCGAAGGGGGTCCGCAAAGAAGTACGTCAAGTGACTACTGCAAGGTGGACAAGAAACACTCAATATCCGGTACCACACGTCTTTTAAAATGGCTTGGAATATCTGATAAGCAATCATCTGAATCAGCACaacaaatcaacaaaaaacccaTTTCAAAGCGACGAATGTCTACTTttacctaa
- the Y55B1BR.6 gene encoding Ovule protein (Confirmed by transcript evidence), translating into MLGAQALRTKQKAERKEKEKRHRERLRSIEMQRNQIHRNACEDAAAQFMEITANPPLKVTTKHRHSVHSGAVPHLQVRMTHRNSSSNGSSDRFELEPVEPTEGGPQRSTSSDYCKVDKKHSISGTTRLLKWLGISDKQSSESAQQINKKPISKRRMSTFT; encoded by the exons ATGCTCGGAGCACAAGCTTTACGCACCAAACAG aaagcCGAACGGAAGGAAAAGGAGAAGCGTCATCGTGAACGTCTGCGCAGTATCGAGATGCAACGCAATCAGATTCATCGCAATGCCTG CGAAGATGCCGCCGCCCAATTCATGGAGATCACAGCAAATCCACCGTTGAAA GTAACCACAAAGCATCGCCATTCAGTACATTCTGGCGCAGTACCGCATCTACAGGTTCGCATGACCCACCGTAACAGTAGTTCAAATGGAAGTTCCGATCGATTCGAGTTGGAGCCAGTG GAGCCAACCGAAGGGGGTCCGCAAAGAAGTACGTCAAGTGACTACTGCAAGGTGGACAAGAAACACTCAATATCCGGTACCACACGTCTTTTAAAATGGCTTGGAATATCTGATAAGCAATCATCTGAATCAGCACaacaaatcaacaaaaaacccaTTTCAAAGCGACGAATGTCTACTTttacctaa
- the nemp-1 gene encoding Nuclear envelope integral membrane protein (Confirmed by transcript evidence), with protein MRLLTLALLVAGSLAYKFEDCEQKPAALNQVLRVGAKLYSYNLDFFYQKALPYNAIYAFTDVFLQTNLTNADQYQFYQGTNCTTVQQLYDNDNRYFGILRKAALLRSHQLNPFNDTIVGVSTTEPYEISVLIWKVNYFRVGVYVGAIVLFLLASKLVRNVVFYYTSGCSFGLLASLLLVAFIVWRVAPKKTIGVPILIGGWSVSLYMLHFAWSNLQSIMIEYQKYVIGYFATVLLISMAVCYKRGPPTDARSHDIAQWTLQLVALALIYFSVQMVEVSTGTIGALIIQQICRGFLFAGIRWYFVGLKAVWRKFFPARRRLLNEEEYEEQAEKTTKEQLAQLREYCKKEGNRPWKIAGNVRSARRLARFIEGEDDHITEDEIYAHELTGDVLDDEDYDFNEDYGLRTPNESHFDLEDDEDGAEEWDEVVVRRRASEYGRDSVQSVRVPRSVSSRLLSPYQGQNHMNRSLGPGIGFRRDSTPRHGNFQSEHRPRMPRTEQIYRSRRVEYDVKNGRVEGPSSSTASGMTPSEYMRKARRIDATSKTPTRKSRHPTESEDADE; from the exons ATGCGCTTACTGACCCTCGCACTACTCGTCGCGGGTAGCTTGGCCTATAAATTCGAGGATTGTGAGCAAAAACCGGCAG ctctaaaCCAGGTCCTTCGTGTCGGCGCCAAGCTTTACTCGTacaatctcgactttttctaTCAGAAAGCACTACCTTACAACGCGATATACGCGTTTACCGatgtttttttgcagactAATCTGACAAATGCGGATCAATATCAGTTTTATCAG GGTACAAACTGCACAACTGTTCAACAGCTTTACGATAATGACAATCGTTATTTCGGAATTTTACGGAAAGCCGCACTTTTGAG ATCTCATCAGTTAAATCCGTTCAATGACACAATCGTCGGCGTCTCCACAACTGAACCATACGAAATATCGGTTTTAATTTGGA AAGTCAACTATTTCCGTGTTGGTGTCTACGTCGGAGCAATCGTGCTATTTTTGCTCGCCAGCAAGCTCGTTAGAAATGTCGTCTTCTACTACACCAGTGGATGTTCTTTCGGATTGCTCGCTTCACTGCTCTTGGTGGCATTTATTGTGTGGCGTGTTGCGCCGAAG aaaacaattgGAGTTCCGATCCTCATTGGTGGCTGGTCAGTCTCCCTTTACATGCTTCACTTCGCCTGGTCAAATCTTCAAAGCATCATGattgaatatcaaaaatacGTGATCGGATACTTTGCCACGGTTCTTCTGATCTCAATGGCGGTCTGCTACAAGCGAGGCCCTCCAACTGACGCGAGATCCCATGACATCGCTCAATGGACCCTTCAGCTCGTCGCCCTTGCGCTAATTTATTTCTCGGTGCAAATGGTTGAGGTATCGACTGGAACGATCGGAGCTCTGATAATCCAGCAAATTTGCCGCGGATTTTTATTCGCTGGAATTCGGTGGTACTTCGTTGGGCTGAAAGCCGTTTGGAGGAAGTTCTTCCCGGCGAGACGACGATTGTTGAATGAGGAAGAGTATGAGGAGCAGGCGGAGAAGACGACGAAAGAGCAGTTGGCTCAGCTTAGAGAATACTGTAAGAAAGAGGGAAATAGGCCGTGGaagattgccggaaatgtgaGAAGCGCTAGACG ACTCGCCCGATTCATCGAAGGAGAAGACGATCATATAACAGAAGACGAGATATACGCTCATGAGCTGACTGGAGACGTTCTTGACGATGAGGACTACGATTTCAACGAGGATTACGGCCTTCGAACGCCGAATGAATCACATTTCGACTTGGAAGACGATGAGGATGGTGCTGAGGAATGGGATGAAGTCGTTGTCAGAAGAAGAGCTTCGGAATATGG AAGAGACTCCGTACAGTCCGTTCGTGTGCCACGTAGCGTTTCCTCGCGTCTTTTGTCTCCATATCAAGGCCAAAACCATATGAACAGATCACTGGGACCCGGAATCGGATTCCGAAGAGACTCAACACCACGTCACGGGAACTTCCAATCAGAGCATCGGCCACGCATGCCACGCACCGAGCAGATCTATCGCAGCCGACGCGTTGAATATGACGTCAAGAATGGACGTGTTGAAGGACCATCGAGCTCTACTGCTTCTGGAATGACGCCAAGCGAATATATGCGGAAGGCGAGAAGGATCGATGCGACGTCGAAGACACCGACAAGGAAATCCCGGCATCCGACTGAATCGGAGGACGCCGACGAATAA
- the Y55B1BR.6 gene encoding Ovule protein (Confirmed by transcript evidence), with the protein MQRNQIHRNACEDAAAQFMEITANPPLKVTTKHRHSVHSGAVPHLQVRMTHRNSSSNGSSDRFELEPVEPTEGGPQRSTSSDYCKVDKKHSISGTTRLLKWLGISDKQSSESAQQINKKPISKRRMSTFT; encoded by the exons ATGCAACGCAATCAGATTCATCGCAATGCCTG CGAAGATGCCGCCGCCCAATTCATGGAGATCACAGCAAATCCACCGTTGAAA GTAACCACAAAGCATCGCCATTCAGTACATTCTGGCGCAGTACCGCATCTACAGGTTCGCATGACCCACCGTAACAGTAGTTCAAATGGAAGTTCCGATCGATTCGAGTTGGAGCCAGTG GAGCCAACCGAAGGGGGTCCGCAAAGAAGTACGTCAAGTGACTACTGCAAGGTGGACAAGAAACACTCAATATCCGGTACCACACGTCTTTTAAAATGGCTTGGAATATCTGATAAGCAATCATCTGAATCAGCACaacaaatcaacaaaaaacccaTTTCAAAGCGACGAATGTCTACTTttacctaa
- the Y55B1BR.6 gene encoding Ovule protein (Confirmed by transcript evidence), with amino-acid sequence MLGAQALRTKQKAERKEKEKRHRERLRSIEMQRNQIHRNACEDAAAQFMEITANPPLKVRSMSLCKSGDEVLIVTTKHRHSVHSGAVPHLQVRMTHRNSSSNGSSDRFELEPVEPTEGGPQRSTSSDYCKVDKKHSISGTTRLLKWLGISDKQSSESAQQINKKPISKRRMSTFT; translated from the exons ATGCTCGGAGCACAAGCTTTACGCACCAAACAG aaagcCGAACGGAAGGAAAAGGAGAAGCGTCATCGTGAACGTCTGCGCAGTATCGAGATGCAACGCAATCAGATTCATCGCAATGCCTG CGAAGATGCCGCCGCCCAATTCATGGAGATCACAGCAAATCCACCGTTGAAAGTTCGTTCGATGAGTCTGTGTAAAAGTGGTGACGAAGTGCTTATT GTAACCACAAAGCATCGCCATTCAGTACATTCTGGCGCAGTACCGCATCTACAGGTTCGCATGACCCACCGTAACAGTAGTTCAAATGGAAGTTCCGATCGATTCGAGTTGGAGCCAGTG GAGCCAACCGAAGGGGGTCCGCAAAGAAGTACGTCAAGTGACTACTGCAAGGTGGACAAGAAACACTCAATATCCGGTACCACACGTCTTTTAAAATGGCTTGGAATATCTGATAAGCAATCATCTGAATCAGCACaacaaatcaacaaaaaacccaTTTCAAAGCGACGAATGTCTACTTttacctaa
- the Y55B1BR.6 gene encoding Ovule protein (Confirmed by transcript evidence): MEITANPPLKVRSMSLCKSGDEVLIVTTKHRHSVHSGAVPHLQVRMTHRNSSSNGSSDRFELEPVEPTEGGPQRSTSSDYCKVDKKHSISGTTRLLKWLGISDKQSSESAQQINKKPISKRRMSTFT, encoded by the exons ATGGAGATCACAGCAAATCCACCGTTGAAAGTTCGTTCGATGAGTCTGTGTAAAAGTGGTGACGAAGTGCTTATT GTAACCACAAAGCATCGCCATTCAGTACATTCTGGCGCAGTACCGCATCTACAGGTTCGCATGACCCACCGTAACAGTAGTTCAAATGGAAGTTCCGATCGATTCGAGTTGGAGCCAGTG GAGCCAACCGAAGGGGGTCCGCAAAGAAGTACGTCAAGTGACTACTGCAAGGTGGACAAGAAACACTCAATATCCGGTACCACACGTCTTTTAAAATGGCTTGGAATATCTGATAAGCAATCATCTGAATCAGCACaacaaatcaacaaaaaacccaTTTCAAAGCGACGAATGTCTACTTttacctaa